The genomic interval GAAGCGGCCGAGCAATACTCCATGGCCGCGATCGGAGCGCACGTGATCAGCATGACCAGTGCACCTAGCGACGCGATGACCGTCCTGTGGTTCTGGGAACAGACTCGTCCGACCGGAGAGGCGACAAGCGATGCAACGCTGCCGATCGTGCCGCTGTTGGAGACCGTCGAGGATTTGCAAAACGGACCGGCGATTCTTTCCGGCATGCTCTCCAACGATGCCTATCGTCAACACCTCCGTCGACTCGGTGATCGCCAGATGATCATGCTGGGTTACTCCGATAGCACCAAAGACGGCGGCTACCTGTCGGCGTGCTGGTCCCTGCACGAGGCCCAAAAGAACTTGGTCGCGGTGTGCGAAGAGTTTGGCGTCAAAGTGACTTTCTTTCACGGCCGAGGCGGCTCGCTGGGGCGCGGCGGCGGTCCGGCAGCTCGCAGTATCCTGTCGCTACCACGTGGCACCTTCGATGGGCATCTGCGGATCACGGAACAGGGTGAGGTCCTGGCCGACCGGTACGACGATCCCGCGATTGCACACCGCCATTTGGAACAGATGATCTGGTCGTCCTTGTTGGCCGCCGGGGAGCCCGTACGTCCCGACTCCGAGCCTTGGCACGTGATGATGGACCAGATGGCTCAAGCATCGTTTGAAAAGTATCGCGAGCTGATTGAACACCCCGGCTTTGTTTCCTACTTTCGCCGCGCCACACCGATCTCCGAAATCGAACAACTCCCCATCGGTTCTCGTCCCTCACGACGCAAACCCGATGGCGGGCTGGCGGACTTGCGTGCGATTCCTTGGGTGTTCTCTTGGACTCAGGCGAGATGCTTGGTTCCGGCTTGGTACGGTTTGGGAGCGGCGATGTCGGATTCGGTCCGGGACAATGCGGAACGTGCACAACTGCTGACGATGTACAACGAGTGGCCATTCTTTCGCGCGATGATCGACAACGCGGAATTGGCATTGGCAAAGTCGGACTTGAAGATCGCGATGGAGTACGCACGGTTGGCGAACAAAAGTGACGCGGCGGACGAAATCGCTTCAATGATCTCATTGGAGTATCGATCGGCGTGCAACGTCGTGCTGGCGCTGACCGGTCAAGATGAATTGTTGGGCGGAACGTCGTGGCTGAAAGAATCCATCCGCATCCGCAACCGCTTCATCGACCCGCTGAACTTGATTCAGGTCGAACTGTTGCGACGAACCGCTGACCCGCCGCCAGAAACGGACCTGGAGGAACTGCGTCACATCACCCGCCTGTCCATCAACGGGATCGCCGCCGGCATGCGAACCAGCGGCTGAGGGGACTGCTGATTGAGTCGTAGGTTGGCCACTCTTGGCCGACATTCGATACTCAGGGGTAAGAACGCAATCCTACTTTTTCACCGCACATTCGTCAAAGATCCAGTAGGGCCAACTCTGGACCGCTCAAAGTTTGGTGTTGTGTCATTAGGGGTTTGCGCAAGTTTTCTGTCACCTCCACCAAGGAACTTGGGGGAGGTCGGATCGAGCGAAGCAAGATCCGGGAGGGGGCCTACGCGCCGCAAACCGCGTTGGTGAGCCTATTCCTTCACCCATACCCCCTCCCTCGCATTCGCCTAAACGGCTAAGCGCGACCTCCCCCAAGTTCCTTGGGGGAGGTGGCACGGGGAATAAAACGGTGGCTTCAACAAGACGTGTCAACAGCAAACTTTGAGCAGTCCAGGCCAACCCTGGACTTTTAGCCGTCACATACCATTAGCGTCCAAACGGCTCACCCTTGCATTCCAGATTTTGACAAAACCGGCACTCTCCTGAATCAGTGGTGCGCCGGTGCGCCCGATTACTTCTTGCCCGCGCTGCCCCACCAGTTGTCGGGGCCTTTGTAATCGGCGTCCAGAAATCCGGCGTGTTGTTTTTCCAAGCGTTGCATGCCGGTTGTTTTGAGGCTTTGAGTCCTCTCCTCTCGCTTGGCAGCATCGAATTGCGGGTCCGCAGTCGGCATGACCGCGCCGCTGGACTGAAGCCATTGATCCAACTCGGCCCTCAGTGATCGTACTCGATCGGGATTTTGTGACGCGACATCGGTGGTTTCGGCTGGATCATCCGACAAGTGATACAGCTCATCGCGTCCGTCTTCATGGTAGTGGATCAACTTCCAATCGTCGTGCGTGATGATCGACGACGGTTCACCGCCTTGATTGCCGTAGTGCGGATAGTGCCAGAACAGTGGCCGATCGGCGATCGTTTTGCCATGGAGAATCGGCGTCAATGAAACACCATCGATGTCTTGATCGGCCGGGACATCCACGCCTACCAGGTCCAACAGGGTTGGGTACCAGTCGATACCGCTGACCGGAATGTCGCTGGTCGAGCCAGGTTTCGTCACTCCGGGGGCTTTGATGTAGAACGGTTCGCGAATGCCGCCTTCCCACTGGCGACCTTTGCCACCACGCAGCGGCAGGTTGCTGGTGCAGAACGCGTCGCCGGAGGAAACGCCACCGTTGTCGGACGTGAAACAAACGATCGTGTTCTTGCTCAAGTTCAGTTCATCGAGTTTGGCCAAGACCATGCCCACTGCGTCATCCATGGATTCGATCATCCCGGCATAGATCGGACAGTCTTGGACTTGGCGGACGGCCAAACGTCGGTCGAAGACAAAACGCTGTTCGGCCAAGCCCATCGCAACGGCTTTGTCTCGATACTTCTGCCACAACTCCGGCGTGGTCTGGATGGGACCGTGCACACTGTAGAACGACAGATAAGCCAAGAAGGGTTGATCGCGATGTGTGTCGATGAAGTCGACCGTTTCCTGAGCCAAGCGGATCGGCAACGATTGTCCGTCTGGACCGGATGGCAGTTCAGGATTCTTCCAGGGCGAGAAGTAACCGCCGCTGGGACTGCCGCTTTCGAATCCACCCTTGTTGATTTCGAATCCATGATATGTCGGTCGCGAGTCCACGCCGCCGAGGTGCCATTTGCCCGCAAAGAAAGTTTGGTAGCCGGCATCTCGCAGCGTTTCAGCCAACGTGATTTCGGACGCGCGAAGGGCGCGATCGTACTCAGGTGGCAACAGGGAATCATGCCGGTTCGCCTTTCGCCATTCCTCGCCCGCGCGGTCGCCGATCCAAGTCGTCACGCCATGCTTGGTCGGGTACTTTCCCGTCAAAATGCTGGCACGCGAAGGACTGCAGACTTGGCAGGTCGCGTAACCACGCGTGAACTTCATCCCATCGGCCGCGATGCGATCGATGTTCGGACTCTCGTAAAACTCAGAGCCTTCGCCGCTGAGATCTCGCC from Stieleria varia carries:
- a CDS encoding sulfatase; amino-acid sequence: MSSRVRLFPAVVAVALYCAIATSHLSAADRPNIVFILADDLGWRDLSGEGSEFYESPNIDRIAADGMKFTRGYATCQVCSPSRASILTGKYPTKHGVTTWIGDRAGEEWRKANRHDSLLPPEYDRALRASEITLAETLRDAGYQTFFAGKWHLGGVDSRPTYHGFEINKGGFESGSPSGGYFSPWKNPELPSGPDGQSLPIRLAQETVDFIDTHRDQPFLAYLSFYSVHGPIQTTPELWQKYRDKAVAMGLAEQRFVFDRRLAVRQVQDCPIYAGMIESMDDAVGMVLAKLDELNLSKNTIVCFTSDNGGVSSGDAFCTSNLPLRGGKGRQWEGGIREPFYIKAPGVTKPGSTSDIPVSGIDWYPTLLDLVGVDVPADQDIDGVSLTPILHGKTIADRPLFWHYPHYGNQGGEPSSIITHDDWKLIHYHEDGRDELYHLSDDPAETTDVASQNPDRVRSLRAELDQWLQSSGAVMPTADPQFDAAKREERTQSLKTTGMQRLEKQHAGFLDADYKGPDNWWGSAGKK